A stretch of Henckelia pumila isolate YLH828 chromosome 4, ASM3356847v2, whole genome shotgun sequence DNA encodes these proteins:
- the LOC140865374 gene encoding uncharacterized protein, with product MAEPSDKSATTPAAVKVEDHESAAVEVGDRGLFDFLGKKKEEKQEEVLASEFQEKVEVCEEKKEEETKLHRSSSSSSSSSSDEEEAVEGGEKKKKKKGLKEKIELEQKKGFLDKIKEKLPGGKKTEEAAPPKPEVVECATVEGKEKKGFLDKIKEKIPGYNAKGKEEACN from the exons ATGGCCGAGCCAAGTGATAAATCCGCCACCACTCCCGCCGCCGTGAAGGTAGAGGATCATGAGAGTGCAGCGGTGGAGGTCGGCGATCGTGGGTTGTTCGATTTTCTGGGTAAGAAAAAGGAGGAGAAGCAAGAGGAAGTGTTGGCCTCTGAATTCCAAGAGAAAGTTGAGGTTTGCGAAGAGAAAAAAGAGGAGGAAACGAAGCTCCACCGTAGCAGCAGCAGCTCTAGCAGTTCT TCAAGTGACGAGGAAGAAGCGGTGGAAggaggagaaaagaagaaaaagaaaaagggtTTAAAGGAGAAGATTGAACTGGAGCAGAAGAAGGGCTTCTTGGATAAGATCAAGGAGAAGCTTCCCGGCGGCAAGAAGACCGAGGAAGCGGCGCCGCCGAAGCCGGAAGTTGTTGAGTGTGCCACTGTTGAAGGCAAGGAGAAGAAAGGATTCTTGGACAAGATTAAAGAGAAAATCCCTGGATACAATGCAAAGGGGAAAGAggaggcatgcaattaa
- the LOC140864294 gene encoding alcohol dehydrogenase-like 7 translates to MESTKTRLGETAGKPIRCRGAVARKPGEPLVIEEVIVAPPKSGEVRIKIICTSLCFSDVTFWKLKDPPGYYPRILGHESVGVIETVGENVNGFVEGDMVIPIFISECAECADCKSNKSNLCSTYPFNLSPWMHDGSSRFTDLNGETLYHFLCVSSFIEYTVVHTANITKVDPTVPPDRVCLLSCGVSTGVGAAWRSANVEAGSTVAIFGLGSIGLAVAEGSRLCGAGRIIGIDVNPDKFEISKSFGVTDFVDSSSRGGGGDKPISQIINEMTGGGADYCFECVGKASLVEEAIACCRKGWGKTIVLGVDKPGARISFSSGEVVLFGKTVQGSLFGGLKPKSDIPILIKRYIDKELELDKFVTHVVSFEDINKAFDLLIEGKSLRCVIWMDK, encoded by the exons ATGGAGAGCACCAAAACTCGGTTGGGTGAAACTGCTGGGAAACCCATTAGATGCAGAG GGGCCGTGGCCAGGAAGCCTGGGGAGCCTCTGGTGATAGAGGAAGTGATCGTGGCTCCTCCCAAATCCGGAGAAGTTAGAATTAAAATCATCTGCACTTCTCTCTGTTTCAGCGATGTCACTTTCTGGAAATTGAAA GATCCTCCTGGTTATTATCCAAGAATACTGGGGCATGAGTCTGTTGG TGTTATTGAGACTGTGGGAGAGAATGTGAATGGCTTTGTTGAAGGTGATATGGTCATCCCCATATTTATATCAGAATGTGCTGAATGtgcggattgcaaatcaaataaGAGCAATCTTTGTTCTACATATCCTTTCAATCTCTCTCCGTGGATGCACGACGGTTCTAGCAGATTCACTGATCTTAATGGAGAAACACTATACCATTTCTTATGCGTGTCTAGTTTTATCGAGTACACAGTCGTGCATACTGCTAATATCACTAAAGTCGATCCCACGGTTCCTCCAGACCGGGTCTGCCTCCTTAGTtgtggtgtgtcaacag GTGTAGGAGCTGCCTGGAGATCTGCAAATGTTGAAGCAGGATCAACAGTTGCCATCTTTGGGCTGGGATCAATTGGATTAGCT GTTGCTGAGGGATCAAGATTATGTGGCGCGGGGAGAATCATAGGCATAGATGTGAACCCCGACAAATTTGAAATAT CTAAATCATTCGGTGTGACTGATTTTGTCGACTCAAGTAGccgcggcggcggcggcgacaAGCCTATAAGCCAG ATAATAAACGAGATGACTGGTGGAGGAGCGGACTATTGCTTCGAATGTGTTGGGAAGGCATCCTTGGTTGAGGAAGCAATTGCTTGTTGCCGAAAG GGATGGGGGAAGACAATCGTCCTAGGAGTCGACAAGCCAGGTGCACGAATCTCGTTCAGCTCAGGTGAAGTCGTCCTATTCGGGAAAACAGTGCAGGGATCCTTGTTTGGAGGCCTCAAACCCAAATCCGacatcccaattctcatcaaacGTTACATCGACAAG GAATTGGAACTGGACAAGTTCGTGACCCACGTGGTTAGTTTTGAAGACATCAACAAAGCGTTTGATCTGCTGATAGAAGGGAAGAGCCTCAGGTGTGTCATTTGGATGGATAAATGA